One stretch of Jiangella gansuensis DSM 44835 DNA includes these proteins:
- the dxs gene encoding 1-deoxy-D-xylulose-5-phosphate synthase: MGLLDRIEHPRDLREMSDADLETLAAEIRDRIVSTCAPNGGHLGPNLGVVELTIAAHRVFDSPRDPIVFDTGHQAYVHKMITGRHADFGRLKQAGGLSGYPSRAESEHDWVENSHASTALSYADGMAKAFAVRGERDRTVVAFIGDGALTGGMAWEALNNIAGGPQTGPDRRPLVMVVNDNGRSYSPTVGGLARHLSGLRTDPRYEEALDVVKRTLGRTALVGQPLYEALHGIKKGLKDLIAPQGMFEDLGLKYIGPVDGHDRAAVEQAFTQAKKFRGPVLVHCLTQKGYGYDPALRDEADQMHSPGAFDPATGAPAGGPVRGWTDVFSDALVHAGRERPDVVAITAAMLGPTGLEPFARAFPDRCFDVGIAEQHAATSAAGMAMMGLHPVVAVYATFLNRAFDQVLMDCALHRAGVTFVLDRAGVTGSDGPSHNGMWDLSILQVVPGLRLAAPRDGAQLTEQFAEALDVDDAPTVVRFPKGPVGHDIPALERQGGVDVLARSQTTDVLLVTVGAMAGIGVDAANRLDAQGVGVTVVDPRWVKPVDDALVSLARQHRLVVTVEDNGRVGGFGTVLAQALRDADVTVPFHGYGLPQEFLQHAKRGEILAAAGLTAQNLAREVSGLVAALDSAASPHDRTTV; this comes from the coding sequence GTGGGACTTCTCGACCGTATCGAACATCCGCGCGACCTGCGGGAGATGTCCGATGCCGATCTCGAGACCTTGGCCGCGGAGATCCGTGACCGGATCGTGTCCACGTGCGCGCCCAACGGCGGGCACCTCGGACCCAACCTCGGCGTGGTCGAGTTGACCATCGCCGCACACCGGGTGTTCGACTCACCGCGTGACCCCATCGTCTTCGACACTGGTCACCAGGCCTATGTGCACAAGATGATCACCGGCCGGCACGCCGACTTCGGGCGGCTCAAGCAGGCGGGTGGGCTGTCGGGTTACCCGAGCCGGGCGGAGAGCGAGCACGACTGGGTCGAGAACTCGCACGCCTCCACGGCGCTGTCCTACGCCGACGGCATGGCCAAGGCGTTCGCCGTGCGGGGCGAGCGCGACCGCACCGTCGTCGCGTTCATCGGCGACGGCGCGCTCACCGGCGGGATGGCCTGGGAGGCGTTGAACAACATCGCCGGCGGCCCGCAAACCGGTCCGGACCGGCGGCCACTGGTGATGGTCGTCAACGACAACGGCCGGTCCTATTCGCCCACGGTGGGCGGGCTCGCGCGGCACCTCTCGGGGTTGCGCACCGACCCCCGGTACGAAGAGGCCCTCGACGTCGTCAAACGCACCCTGGGCCGCACCGCGCTGGTCGGGCAGCCGCTGTACGAGGCACTGCACGGCATCAAGAAGGGCCTGAAGGACCTCATCGCGCCGCAGGGCATGTTCGAGGACCTCGGGCTGAAGTACATCGGCCCCGTCGACGGGCACGACCGCGCCGCCGTCGAGCAGGCGTTCACCCAGGCCAAGAAGTTCCGCGGGCCGGTGCTGGTGCACTGCCTGACCCAGAAGGGCTACGGCTACGACCCGGCCCTGCGCGACGAGGCCGACCAGATGCACAGCCCGGGCGCGTTCGACCCCGCCACCGGTGCGCCGGCCGGCGGCCCGGTGCGCGGCTGGACCGACGTGTTCAGCGACGCGCTGGTGCACGCGGGGCGGGAACGGCCCGACGTCGTCGCGATCACCGCCGCGATGCTGGGCCCCACCGGCCTCGAGCCGTTCGCCCGAGCGTTCCCCGACCGTTGCTTCGACGTCGGCATCGCCGAGCAGCATGCGGCCACCTCGGCCGCCGGCATGGCCATGATGGGCCTGCACCCGGTGGTCGCCGTCTATGCGACGTTCCTGAATCGCGCTTTCGACCAGGTCCTCATGGACTGCGCGTTGCACCGCGCCGGTGTCACGTTCGTGCTCGACCGCGCCGGCGTCACCGGCAGTGACGGGCCGTCGCACAACGGCATGTGGGACCTGTCGATCCTGCAGGTCGTGCCGGGGCTTCGGTTGGCCGCACCCCGCGACGGCGCCCAGCTCACCGAGCAGTTCGCTGAGGCACTCGACGTGGACGATGCCCCAACCGTGGTCCGCTTCCCCAAGGGGCCGGTCGGCCACGACATCCCGGCGTTGGAACGCCAGGGCGGTGTCGACGTGCTGGCCCGTTCACAGACGACGGATGTCCTGCTGGTCACGGTCGGCGCCATGGCCGGAATCGGCGTCGACGCCGCGAACCGGCTGGACGCACAGGGCGTCGGCGTCACCGTCGTCGACCCACGCTGGGTGAAGCCCGTCGACGACGCCCTCGTGTCGCTGGCCCGTCAGCACCGCCTGGTGGTCACGGTCGAGGACAACGGACGCGTCGGGGGCTTCGGCACCGTGCTCGCGCAGGCGCTACGCGACGCTGACGTCACCGTGCCGTTCCACGGCTACGGCCTGCCGCAGGAGTTCCTGCAACACGCCAAGCGTGGCGAAATCCTCGCCGCGGCGGGCCTGACCGCGCAGAATCTGGCACGCGAGGTCTCCGGCCTGGTGGCGGCGCTGGACAGTGCCGCGTCGCCCCACGATCGAACGACGGTGTGA
- a CDS encoding aconitate hydratase — MTSKDSFGAKGTLQVGDASYEVYRLAAAGDVSRLPYSLKILLENLLRTEDGVNITADHVRAVVDWDAEAQPNTEIQFTPARVVMQDFTGVPCVVDLATMREAMSALGGDPSKINPLAPAELVIDHSVIADVFGAPDSFARNVELEYGRNKERYQFLRWGQGAFDDFKVVPPGTGIVHQVNIEHLARTVMVRDGVAYPDTCVGTDSHTTMVNGLGVVGWGVGGIEAEAAMLGQPVSMLIPRVVGFKLSGSLPEGATATDLVLTITEQLRKHGVVGKFVEFYGPGVAEVPLANRATIGNMSPEYGSTIAVFPIDEETVRYLRLTGRSDEQVALVEAYAKEQGLWHDPAQEPTYSEYLELDLGTVVPSIAGPKRPQDRVSLTDSKTAFRKALRDYVAHEDGPHTELDDAVEDTFPASDPVAVHPGNGAEDTPAVASAASTAQGRPSAPIKVTLDDGTECELDHGAVAIAAITSCTNTSNPSVMIGAALLAKKAVERGLNRKPWVKTTLAPGSKVVMDYYERAGLTPYLEKLGFHLVGYGCTTCIGNSGPLPESVSAAVDENDLAVVSVLSGNRNFEGRINPDVKMNYLASPPLVVAYALAGSMDVDITTEPLGTDAQGEPVYLRDLWPSPAEIEEVVESAIASEMFTRDYADVFAGDDQWRALPTPEGDTFAWDASSTYVRKPPYFDGMGVSPSPVSDIAGARVLAKLGDSVTTDHISPAGAIKADSPAGQYLSEHGVQRRDFNSYGSRRGNHEVMIRGTFANIRLRNQIAPGTEGGFTRDFTQADAPVTTIYDASVAYAKAGTPLVVLAGKEYGSGSSRDWAAKGTALLGVRAVIAESYERIHRSNLIGMGVLPLQFPEGQNAESLGLTGEETFDISGVTVLNDGSTPATVRVRAVRPAASAEASGTADEVEFDAVVRIDTPGEADYYRHGGIMQYVLRSLL; from the coding sequence GTGACCAGCAAGGACAGCTTCGGTGCGAAGGGGACACTCCAGGTCGGGGACGCCTCCTACGAGGTGTACCGGTTGGCGGCGGCCGGAGACGTTTCCCGGCTGCCGTACAGCCTGAAGATCCTGCTGGAGAACCTGCTGCGGACCGAGGACGGCGTCAACATCACCGCCGACCACGTCCGCGCCGTGGTCGACTGGGACGCGGAGGCGCAGCCGAACACCGAGATCCAGTTCACCCCCGCGCGCGTGGTCATGCAGGACTTCACCGGCGTTCCGTGCGTGGTCGACCTCGCCACCATGCGCGAGGCCATGAGCGCTCTCGGCGGTGACCCGTCGAAGATCAACCCGCTGGCGCCGGCCGAACTGGTCATCGACCACTCCGTCATCGCCGACGTGTTCGGCGCTCCCGACTCCTTCGCCCGCAACGTCGAGCTGGAGTACGGCCGCAACAAGGAGCGCTACCAGTTCCTGCGCTGGGGCCAGGGAGCGTTCGACGACTTCAAGGTCGTCCCGCCCGGCACCGGCATCGTCCACCAGGTCAACATCGAGCACCTGGCCCGCACTGTCATGGTCCGCGACGGTGTCGCCTACCCGGACACCTGCGTGGGCACCGACAGCCACACCACCATGGTGAACGGCCTGGGTGTGGTCGGCTGGGGCGTCGGCGGCATCGAGGCCGAGGCCGCCATGCTCGGCCAGCCGGTCAGCATGCTGATCCCGCGGGTGGTCGGCTTCAAGCTGTCCGGCTCGCTGCCGGAGGGCGCGACCGCCACCGACCTCGTCCTCACCATCACCGAGCAGCTGCGCAAGCACGGCGTCGTCGGCAAATTCGTCGAGTTCTACGGCCCCGGTGTCGCCGAGGTGCCGCTCGCCAACCGCGCCACCATCGGCAACATGAGCCCCGAGTACGGGTCCACCATCGCGGTCTTCCCGATCGACGAGGAAACCGTCCGCTACCTGCGCCTCACCGGCCGCAGCGACGAGCAGGTCGCCCTGGTCGAGGCGTACGCGAAGGAGCAGGGCCTCTGGCACGATCCGGCCCAAGAGCCCACCTACTCCGAATACCTCGAGCTCGACCTCGGCACCGTCGTCCCGTCCATCGCCGGCCCGAAGCGCCCGCAGGACCGCGTCTCGTTGACCGACAGCAAGACGGCGTTCCGCAAGGCGCTGCGTGACTACGTCGCGCACGAGGACGGTCCGCACACCGAGCTGGACGACGCGGTCGAGGACACCTTCCCCGCCAGCGACCCGGTGGCCGTGCATCCCGGCAACGGTGCCGAGGACACGCCCGCCGTGGCCTCCGCCGCCAGCACCGCGCAGGGCCGGCCGTCGGCGCCGATCAAGGTCACGCTCGACGACGGCACGGAGTGCGAGCTCGACCACGGCGCGGTCGCCATCGCCGCCATCACCAGCTGCACCAACACCTCCAATCCCTCGGTCATGATCGGCGCGGCGCTGCTGGCCAAGAAGGCCGTCGAGCGCGGGCTCAACCGCAAGCCGTGGGTCAAGACGACGCTGGCGCCCGGCTCGAAGGTGGTCATGGACTACTACGAGCGCGCCGGCCTCACCCCGTACCTGGAGAAGCTGGGCTTCCACCTGGTCGGATACGGCTGCACCACCTGCATCGGCAACTCCGGCCCGCTGCCGGAGTCGGTGTCGGCCGCGGTGGATGAGAACGACCTCGCCGTCGTCTCGGTGCTGTCGGGCAACCGCAACTTCGAGGGCCGCATCAACCCCGACGTGAAGATGAACTACCTCGCCTCGCCGCCGCTGGTCGTGGCGTACGCGCTCGCCGGCAGCATGGACGTCGACATCACCACCGAGCCGCTCGGTACCGACGCCCAGGGCGAGCCGGTCTACCTGCGCGACCTGTGGCCGTCGCCGGCGGAGATCGAAGAGGTCGTCGAGTCCGCGATCGCCAGCGAGATGTTCACCCGCGACTACGCCGACGTGTTCGCCGGCGACGACCAGTGGCGGGCGCTGCCGACGCCGGAGGGCGACACCTTCGCCTGGGACGCGTCGTCCACCTACGTCCGGAAGCCTCCGTACTTCGACGGCATGGGCGTTTCGCCGTCGCCGGTGAGTGACATCGCGGGCGCCCGGGTGCTCGCCAAGCTGGGCGACTCCGTCACCACTGACCACATCAGCCCGGCCGGTGCCATCAAGGCCGACTCGCCGGCCGGACAGTACCTCTCCGAGCACGGCGTGCAGCGGCGCGACTTCAACTCCTACGGGTCTCGCCGAGGCAACCACGAGGTGATGATCCGCGGCACGTTCGCCAACATCCGGCTGCGCAACCAGATCGCGCCCGGAACGGAGGGCGGCTTCACCCGCGACTTCACCCAGGCCGACGCCCCGGTGACCACCATCTACGACGCCTCGGTCGCCTACGCGAAGGCCGGGACACCGCTGGTGGTGCTGGCCGGCAAGGAGTACGGCTCCGGTTCCTCGCGCGACTGGGCGGCCAAGGGCACCGCGCTGCTGGGCGTGCGCGCCGTCATCGCCGAGTCGTACGAGCGCATCCACCGCTCCAACCTCATCGGTATGGGCGTGCTGCCGCTGCAGTTCCCGGAGGGCCAGAACGCCGAGTCGCTCGGCCTGACCGGTGAAGAGACGTTCGACATCAGCGGCGTCACCGTCCTGAACGACGGCTCGACCCCGGCGACGGTGCGGGTGCGGGCGGTGCGACCCGCGGCCTCGGCCGAGGCGAGCGGCACGGCCGACGAGGTCGAGTTCGACGCCGTCGTCCGCATCGACACCCCCGGCGAAGCGGACTACTACCGCCACGGCGGCATCATGCAGTACGTGCTGCGCAGCCTGCTGTAG